In a genomic window of Quercus lobata isolate SW786 chromosome 4, ValleyOak3.0 Primary Assembly, whole genome shotgun sequence:
- the LOC115988179 gene encoding protein NRT1/ PTR FAMILY 7.3-like, with amino-acid sequence MACLNVCSNKGAVDGKIKQGQETCTLDGTVDWHGRPAIRERSGTWVAGILILVNQGLATLAFFGVGVNLVLFLTRVLGQDNADAANNVSKWTGTVYLFSLLGAFLSESYWGRYKTCAIFQAIFVIGLISLSLSSYIFLLKPKGCGSDQSHCGSHSSFEIALFYFSTYLIALGNGGYQPNIATFGADQFDEEDPKEGHSKIAFFSYFYLALNLGSLFSNTILGYFENEGMWAIGFWASAGSAALALVLFLCGTPRYRHFEPKGNPLSRFSQVLVAATRKWKVEMMPSGEDLFELDEKEISNNGDRKMIHTQGFKFFDRAAVINSKEFNQIDKDARDPWHLCTVTQVEEVKCILRLLPIWLCTIMYSVVFTQMASLFVEQGAAMKTTISTFHIPPASMTCFDILSVAAFIFIYRRVLDPLFVITTKKAEGLTELQRMGIGLVIAILAMMAAGVVEYFRLKYATTECAQCEGSSSLSIFWQIPQYVLIGASEVFMYVGQLEFFNNQAPDGLKSFGSALYTTSMSLGNYVSSLLVTIVMRISTRGEMAGWIPSNLNKGHLDRFYFLLAALTLADLIVYIACAKSYKYIKFEGKSGIKEGNELELKV; translated from the exons ATGGCTTGCTTAAATGTCTGCAGCAACAAG GGTGCCGTGGATGGGAAGATCAAACAGGGGCAAGAGACTTGTACACTTGATGGAACTGTAGATTGGCATGGCCGCCCTGCAATTAGAGAGAGATCTGGAACTTGGGTTGCCGGAATTTTGATCCTAG TGAATCAAGGGCTGGCTACATTGGCATTCTTCGGAGTAGGAGTGaacttggttttgtttttgacaaGAGTGTTGGGTCAAGACAATGCTGATGCAGCTAACAATGTTAGCAAATGGACAGGAACGGTCTACCTTTTCTCTCTACTTGGTGCCTTCCTTAGTGAGTCCTACTGGGGGAGGTACAAGACTTGTGCCATCTTTCAAGCCATCTTTGTCATT GGCCTGATATCATTATCGCTATCATCATACATATTCTTACTCAAGCCTAAAGGCTGTGGTAGTGACCAATCTCATTGTGGATCCCATTCATCCTTCGAGATAGCACTGTTCTACTTTTCCACTTACCTGATTGCCCTAGGGAATGGAGGGTACCAACCAAATATAGCTACATTTGGGGCAGACCAGTTTGATGAAGAGGATCCTAAGGAGGGGCACTCAAAAATAGCCTTCTTTAGCTACTTTTATCTGGCTTTAAACCTTGGGTCTCTCTTTTCAAACACTATTTTGGGCTATTTTGAGAATGAAGGTATGTGGGCTATAGGATTTTGGGCTTCAGCTGGCTCTGCCGCTCTAGCATTGGTCTTGTTTCTTTGTGGAACCCCAAGGTATAGGCATTTTGAACCTAAAGGCAACCCTCTCTCTCGGTTTAGCCAAGTGTTGGTGGCTGCAACAAGAAAATGGAAAGTTGAGATGATGCCAAGTGGAGAAGATCTGTTTGAGTTAGACGAAAAGGAAATTTCTAATAATGGGGACAGAAAGATGATCCATACTCAAGGATTCAA ATTCTTCGATAGAGCTGCCGTTATCAACTCAAAGGAATTCAACCAGATTGACAAGGATGCTCGTGATCCATGGCACCTTTGCACAGTGACACAAGTTGAAGAAGTGAAATGCATTTTAAGACTTCTTCCAATTTGGCTTTGTACAATAATGTATTCAGTAGTATTCACTCAGATGGCATCTCTCTTTGTGGAACAAGGTGCTGCCATGAAAACCACCATTTCAACCTTCCACATTCCTCCAGCAAGCATGACTTGCTTCGACATTCTCAGCGTAGCGGctttcattttcatttacaGGCGGGTTCTTGACCCTCTTTTTGTCATTACCACAAAAAAAGCTGAAGGACTCACAGAGCTTCAGAGAATGGGAATTGGTCTTGTTATAGCAATATTGGCAATGATGGCAGCTGGGGTTGTAGAGTATTTCAGATTAAAATATGCAACAACAGAATGTGCCCAATGTGAAGGGTCTAGTTCCTTGAGCATCTTTTGGCAAATTCCACAGTATGTACTTATAGGAGCATCTGAGGTTTTCATGTATGTTGGTCAACTAGAATTCTTCAATAACCAAGCTCCTGATGGATTAAAGAGCTTCGGAAGTGCACTTTACACGACATCAATGTCACTAGGAAACTATGTGAGTAGTTTGCTAGTGACAATTGTGATGAGAATTTCTACTAGAGGTGAAATGGCTGGTTGGATCCCTAGTAACCTTAACAAAGGTCATCTAGACCGGTTCTACTTCCTCCTAGCAGCTTTGACATTGGCGGATCTAATAGTCTACATTGCATGTGCCAAGTCGTATAAGTATATCAAGTTTGAAGGAAAGAGTGGAATCAAAGAAGGCAATGAGCTTGAGCTTAAAGTATAA